From the Pangasianodon hypophthalmus isolate fPanHyp1 chromosome 18, fPanHyp1.pri, whole genome shotgun sequence genome, the window TGAAGCAGGTGGATTTTTGCGCATTTCTGATTTCTAATAAATGCGGATAAATTTCTTAACAACAGGAGACCTGCTATCCTCCTTACAGTCTGTAATAATGCAGGCTAACATTAGTCTTTTCTCCCAGATTAAGCTCAGGGATTTAGAGTtcctctgaaaaagaaaaagatgtgatTTTATGCCCAAAGaagaaagtttttaaaaaaccaCGTGATCAGCCCTGGTGTTTGATTTAATATGTTGCTTTTGGAGGAATGGTGATTTAATACTTGTGTAATAGCGCCCCCTGTTGATGTCTGAGGTATGTGCACTAGTCTGGGCTCTCTCTGGGGGGTCACATTTTCTATactaaaggtggaaaaaatcaAAGTTTTCAcactaaaggtggaaaaaatctaaaattgagacaaaattaaatttttcacattaaagatgaaaaaatgtcACACTAaaggtgaggggaaaaaatctaaattttcgCATTAAAGGTGAATAAAATCACATTATTCACACTGAAGGTGAGAAAAAGAATTCACACTAAAggtgaataaaatcaaaatttttCAAAGTAAAGGTGAATAAAATCTAAAAGTGAGAGAAAATCAGAATTTTCACActaaaggtgaaaaaaatgaaaaggcgaggggaaaaaaatcaaacttttcGCATTAAAGGTGAATAAAATCAGGTTTTTCACACTAAAATTgaggaaaacaatcagaattTTCACactaaaagtggaaaaaaaatttcacattaaaggtgaaaaaaaaaatcaatttttcaCACTAACGGtgaataaaatcacatttttcactctaaaggtgagaaaaaaaatatcaaaattttcGGAGGTATGTGCACTAGTCTAGTCAGTagtacacacactgtccactttattaggaacacctgtacattcatgcagttatccaaacagccaatcacgtggcagcagcacggcgcataaaatcatgcagatacaggtcaagagcttcagttaatgttcacatcaaacatcagaatgaagaaaaggtgtgatctctgtgactttaaccgtgacaTGGATGTTGGTGATGAGTTGGTTTGAGGTtttcagaacctgctgatctcctgagattttcacacacaacagcttTTACACAGAACGTTCAGGGCGTTTTAAATGATTTCAAGCTTCACATGAGGCTGAAGACTTTCCAGGGCTGTGTGAGAGTCAGGTGGCTGTGCTTCTCAGGTCTAATGGAGCctggatcaggtgtgtgtgtgtgtgtgtgtgtgtgtgtgtttgtgagtgagtgaatgagctCCTTGTTAAATACATGTCTTTGTGTTGAGCTCcaaaagcagcagcagctcattGTACCTGCTcagtttctcctcctctctccccttttctGCGAGCTCAGGTACAAAAGGTCATCATGATCCTATTTTAACtacttctgttttcttttgttgttgttgtttttttcttacatcGAGCTGCAtgttaaaatatatgaaaagtgctatattaaataaagcaaataaagttTATGATGATGAAAAGGGgggaggggtgccaataattctgagtCGACTATACATTATTAACTTTATAGGCATGTTTAGATAATATACAGCCTACTGTATAGTACGATAACATGTGCTACTATCTAAACAAGTTAAGCCTAATCAATAATGTAGTCaattccaaaattattggcacccccatTTTTACACTCAAACAATTTCAggctgtcatttttaaaattaaataaaaaaaatttttaaaaaaagcaggcAACGCGGACATGTTAACAGGCGGTTTATTAGATAAAAGTTAatacatctcacacacagctgcttttGTTTGCATTTCAGTGTAACATTGTCTGAACAGCACAGTGACCTCTACAGAGATTTCTTCATTCCAGGCTCTGAAACAGCAGATAACACATCAGCCTTTTGGCCTTTGATCACAGCACTGCTGTAGTTCAACGTTTTCACTTCTGAGCGCATCTTGTTGTTAAATCTTGGAAAAAACTAAGAGCGTGCAGCATATAACTGCTTTCAAATGAGCTAAATTTGGACTTTTTTTGGTcctaaatgcatttttttatcattatcattactaATAGACTTTATTACTGTGTAAACAGTGCAGTCAGTGCTGTTAGTGTTAGGAATGTTCAAGTAATGTCTTAAACTACACAAGTCTGCTAAAACCCTCTCACCAGCTGATGAGCAGCACTCAGACTTGTATAATTCATGCTGTACCGTTTATAACTGTGGAGGATTTGTGCATGTCATGCCTCACTGCTTGAGCACCGGGAGCTCGTTGGGTTTAAAGAAGGCTTGGGACATTCCCATGGCGTAAATGTACACTTTGGAATCCACCACAAGTTTCTCCTTCTTCAATAACTctataaagagagaaaacaaacataTTCAGAAAGAAATCAAACACTTCGGGTGTGcgggtataggaaaataatccacaacaggatggtgtgatgtggcccgacaAGGAGCTGAGTTCATTAACAGCGTATCATagagtgtttattcctcttataccacagtgatttgcgaacaattacaacttttctttaataattcatagctttttaaccgtttatagtcacatttaatgtcgtggaacatccatgagactAGCTCAAGTTAGTTCCTTACATCTCATCAActaatacatgttttttttttgtgaaataacaacacattttttaatctgtttattatgtaGATGTTTTGCCGTACAGGTctctgtgaataagctgttgctatagaaacgataacgtatcagaatgagcgcattaatataaacctgcacctTGCAGCTGGATGTACagttatacaaaattaatcaacaccttctgaccaatcagaatcgagaattcaacagcactgtgggataagtatttcattaaataaatactttgaGCTGCTTATGAATAATCAgtgctgttttcttactgttgtgtggctgaaaacaaaatggccgcctTGTCCACTACAATATGTGCAGGCTTTTGTGGAAATATTCTGTTTTAATTCTCTGCCTGCTATTTTTTTCAGCAATGGAGACCCCTGTGTGTAATATTTCTATTACTATTACTTAATTTTTGTCACACTTTGTGAAAATGAATAACAAAATCAATATGTGATACAATTTTAGACTAGGTATAGtttgtaatgatttaaaaaaaaaaatacgtaATGATACTCACCATCTATTTTCTTCTGAAATTCATCTAGAGGTAGAAGAATCACATCGACaaattctgggaaaaaaaaaaaaaagacaaaatattgttcaaatgaaaacaacaaaaacagagacGTTCgtgcattaatatattttaaggaTAATAAATTTTACCTCCATCGCCTAAAaaggataaagaaaaaaaatgaaagaatgagtAACTACGCTTTGAAGAAATCTGTGtgagaatgaaagaataaatgatCTGATGAGAAAGGACACTACGCTGGAGTCTTACCGAGCTGCTGAGTGGGGTTTATATTTTCAATATCATCCCCATTAATGTTGACCATCACAATCTGCGTGCTGCAGTTAGACAGGCCAGGGTCGAGACACGTGACTGACAGGATGAGACAGGGAAAGATGTTCATTTCTGCAgcgtacacaactcacacacactgcatttttaattCCCGTGATCATTTTTCACCTGGCGTGACTCCCACCACCTCTCCCTTGTAGCCCGTCTCCTCCTTCAGCTCTCTCAGCGCAGCCGTCTCAGCGTTCTCGTTATCATCAATcagacctaaaaaaaaacacagtaaaatttACAAAATCACAGCAAATCAGACACTCTTTCCTGAGTATCATGACTGCTTCCAGTTTCATGGGAAATGATACAGAAGTTATTTGATCAGACCTGCAGGAAACTCCAGAGTGTAGCATCCCATCGGTGGCCTGAACTGTTTCACCAACACCACACAGTCCTTATGCAGAGTTCTCTTCAGGATGGCGATGATCCCCACacctatatttaaaaacaaataaataaataaataaaattaaaaaacatggaAAGGGACAAGCAACAAAGCttatcactgcaaatcagtgaCAATCACTAATAAAATTTCAGCTGATGGCTAACTATCATATACACAGTGGcaattaatgatttaatcatctTTTCCAATTTAGTTTATGctgttatttttcatataaCCTCTCTCAGTGTGGCACTTCTGTTTGCTGTACatattataaaagaaaaaatatgtacTAACTTAAATAGATTAAACCTACTGAAATATACAAACAGATTTCTtagcaataaacaataaaaataaataaataaataaataatacactgtATCATACTATTAAATTACATCTTGTCAtatacaacacattttaatgtgaATATTACTGAACAGTAATAATAGTTTAGAAAGATATTAGTAACAATTAGTAACAATTAATAACAATAGTACAGAGTGAGATTAATAATTGAAATTATAACAGTGCAGTGATTtggttatatatttaaaaaaaaaaaaaagaaacactgtaaacaccataagtttcattaaaaaaaacagtactaatCAATCAataagttactgtgagactgtaagCCGTGATTTATCTTACAGTTGATATTAAACAGAGTTAGTTATTAACTAgagctgggcgatatgatgatataatattgatattgtgataaattatgtcacgatACACTTTCAAGGCTAACGCTGGAGAAAGCATGAGAACTCACCGTCTACATCAGTGTTGCTTGGTCTCGTTGTTCTCTTCACTGACTCCCATATTCTGCAGGGGAGAGAATTACAGAACACACTGTTAAAGCTTTCtgtgtaaataaacacacacctgctttaCTGTCACACCATCCACACTGCGAAATGAAATCCCGAGCCTCCAGGATCCGAGACAACACAGGagcactatactatactatacacacacaattacagaaATGTGGACTCTGTAATTATACAGAAGAAATGAATAGTATATGTTTAATACAAGAATAATGTGgcatattttacagtttaaatacaATGAGTGCAGATCAAAAGGACAACGACACACAGTAAAATAAACTACACAGTACAAGCATCTCACTCAGTCTTAAAGAGCAACACCATGAACTAGGGGTGAGGTTTATTTGATGCCAAAACACATCACtgtacacaatacacaattacacaacacaaacatgctTATAGCTTACacagtttattatatatattatatgctaTTAGAGGGATTATAATAGAGCTCATTATAGAGCtcattataaagattatatatacttgcaaaagtattcaacccccctGGAACCGATCAGATTTGTCTGAATACATATATTCttcctgtcagtatttttttaCTGCAAACTCTTTACAGTGGATTTTCAAAGGCAAAATTAATTATAGGTCAGCAAGTaatcaaaaactgaaacatGCTTCTCGCATAAGTATGCAAACCTCCAGATTCCAGGAAGCTCCAGATGAAAGATATTGTCTTAACAAGGACACAACTGACTTATGATTGGCCTTCGTCTGTGAAACATTACAACtcattttctgaacaaaacCCACCTCAGTTAAACTGTTGTCATTGACGAGACTGTCAGTCTGAGGGaaaggagtgaaaatgaagactaaGGAGCATTCTACAGAAGGTAAAGAAAAGGTAAAAGAATTTCATAACTTAGGAATAGGgtgtaaaattatatctaaGAGGTTAGACATCCCAGTAAGCACTGTTGGCTCAATAGGGAGGAAGtggaagctgcatcacaccactgaaGCGCTACCAAGACCAGGCCCTCCTTCAAAATACAGCGCAAAAAACAGACAAAGCCTGGTGAGGGAAGCCACAGTGAAGCCAACAGTCACGCTGAAGGAGTTATAGAGTACAGTGGCTGAGAGTGGAGTGAAGGTGCACCACACAACTATTTCAAGAGCACTACATAACTGAAGACTGTATGGGAGAAAGAAATTGTTGCTCAAGAAGATCCATATGAAAGCCTGAGAGTGACCCAGTGAGAATGTGCTTCTTTGGTGTGATGAGACCAACCTGAATTAACACCATCCCTACAATGAAATATGGTGGTGCGGCATCATGCGTTTGGGACTCTTTTCATCCTCAGAATCTGGGTTCCTTGACATAATTGTAGGGAGAATGGATGGAGCAAAATACAGGGGGATATTACAAGAGAACCTGCTTCAAAGCTTGGTAGaaacttcatctttcagcaggacaagGCCAAAGCAATGCAGGAATGGTtccaaacaaaaaagtaaatattctACAGTGATCAAGTCATAGTGTAGATCAGAATCCTGCTGAGACTCTGTGGGAATGTGTGAAAATTAcagtcaacaaacaacatccaaccaacCTGAAGAATCTGGAGCAAGCCTGAAACTATGGACGGGGAAAAATATCTCACgaagagtgtgcaaagctggtagGAACTTTAACCAAACACACTTAGTTCTATCAAGTACTAGTTTGAAAAGATTGAATACTTACACAAGCAGCATATCTCAGTTTTacacctttttgtttttaaatatctacTGACAAATGATTAATTTTGACTTCAGAAATTTACCTTAAGAGCATACTGGGTTGCAATAAAATTACtggctggaaaaaaaagtatgagTGTCTTTTAATCCAGATGAATCTGGTGACTTTtcagggggttgaatacttttgcaaggcactcaGTGATTTGTACCTGGTGCTTCCAGATGGATCCACATACGTGGTCTTCTCAAGCTTCACCCACTTTCCAGTCGCTGTAACCTACAGAGGAACAcacagaggggtgtgtgtgtgtgtgtgtgtgtgtgtgtgtgtgtgtgtgtgtgtgtgtgtaagctgatCAGGGCACAGCTCAACACTTAGAGTATTAATTATGTCAGTAGCAGTGTTAGTTGATGTTTACCTCCTCTTTGACTACTTGAGGCTGTGTGCTGCTTTTCTCAGGACAGCTCATGGTGTCTGTGTACTGTGTaatctctgcacacacacacacacacacacacacacacacacacacacacagagttaactCATTTGATGAACAAACTGAATGTCATCATTAAACACAGCCCTTAATCGGTGAAAGTTCACTACACTTCCGCACTACGTGGGGTTTATTCGACCTGTTTCAGCCCTGCAGAGGATCCGTTTGAACTTgctaaaatacttcaaaaaacATTCAACCTCTGtgctgtaaaatatatataaacatatatataaacatatataataaaggTGAGAATACTGATGTCACTCACGTGTAAGGATCCAAAGTTTTGTCACAATTTGAAACGGCCACCTACTGGTGTAACCCAAAAACCTCCCCCCTGTCAACCATtactattctttattttattacatttatgcTATGTTGTGGATTCTATTTATTATCTATCTCTAAAATAACATTCTACATTTTATGTGcatacacaataacacaaatTGTGTTTTTCGAGGCACAAAAACAACATAGGAACTATTGTCTTGGGCTCTTGTTGAGTAGGACTCATT encodes:
- the nudt5 gene encoding ADP-sugar pyrophosphatase isoform X2 is translated as MSCPEKSSTQPQVVKEEVTATGKWVKLEKTTYVDPSGSTRIWESVKRTTRPSNTDVDGVGIIAILKRTLHKDCVVLVKQFRPPMGCYTLEFPAGLIDDNENAETAALRELKEETGYKGEVVGVTPVTCLDPGLSNCSTQIVMVNINGDDIENINPTQQLEFVDVILLPLDEFQKKIDELLKKEKLVVDSKVYIYAMGMSQAFFKPNELPVLKQ
- the nudt5 gene encoding ADP-sugar pyrophosphatase isoform X1 is translated as MSCPEKSSTQPQVVKEEVTATGKWVKLEKTTYVDPSGSTRIWESVKRTTRPSNTDVDGVGIIAILKRTLHKDCVVLVKQFRPPMGCYTLEFPAGLIDDNENAETAALRELKEETGYKGEVVGVTPVTCLDPGLSNCSTQIVMVNINGDDIENINPTQQLGDGEFVDVILLPLDEFQKKIDELLKKEKLVVDSKVYIYAMGMSQAFFKPNELPVLKQ